The genomic window AAAACATACACTTGTCTCTTCACTGGGGTGATCTGGGTCAGTCATGAGTCACTTCTGAAGAAAATACAGTAGGACCAAACAAGGAAGGAAACTGAAAGTGACCTCTTTCAGGTTCAACGCTGCTTCTGGGTTTAACGCCACTCTGTTGGGATCAGGACAAATTTAAGTGGTTTAGAAACCATAAAACCCTATCCTCAGTGAGATGAAGGCAGTAAAAAAGGAGCTTTGACCAGACAGTCAACTCCGGGTCAATGGACTTTAAAGCCATCTTTCTGGAGGTGATATTGTATCGGGGAATGTGGTATTTGCTAGGCATTGCAGAGACCCTTCCAGAATAGGAGGCAGATAGAGGGGAGTGAGGGCTGTAGTGCATTCTGTTGGGAAGAAGACATGCAGATAAAGCAGTGTGTGCGACAGCTCCACCAGAAGCTTCAGTCTCGTGAGATGGATTCCAGAAGCACGTTGTTTCCGTCCCCCCAGTCCTCTCCCTCTCGTCTAGCCAGTGGCTGTGAGTAATGCCAGGTGGAGAGAGCAGTCGTCGTGTAAGCAGCCATCTCTTGGCCTGAGGGTTTTGGGGGTATGTTGATATTTGTCGGTTActatgacttcttttttttcccccctcaattGCATCAAACCCTTAAAACATGGTGGTAAGTGAGCGATATGCATGCTTTTGGAGTTTGTTTAATCTCCGCTTCAGTCTATACGATGCACAGTTCATAATGTTAACACTTTCCTTCAAGTTTACTTCATTCACTTTCACAACTAATTTGGATTTCAGTTTGCTGTTTAATCCTCATTTACTTTGATTTTTGTACCTTTTTTCTGTAGTTCTGTTCTTTCCCCCTCCTGATTTCCCTGTTAGGGGTCGGGTTGTCTTGTTGTCTGACCTGTAAAGGGAGAGTGTTGTGCAGGTAGTGATTCAGTCCAGGAAAGCAGGAGACATGAggctcttttctttgttctttgtaaATGTGAAGatggatttggggagagagagagatgaaggggCTCACGAGATTTAGACACTAGTGTGAACAGCAGCTGCTCCCACTTGCAGGCATGGCAGCTACGTCAGAGCCACTGTTGCTAAAATCCCTACACGCAGCCCTTTGCACGTTAGCGGCTTGTCAGGCTGGAAAGTGACGTCACTAGTCAGACCCCAGAGCATAGCCCCACTACCAAAGGAAAGCAGGGCTCGTGGTGTGGAGTGCTTGGATTGGTGCCAACAGTGTCGTGCTTTGAAAAGACTACCTTGGCTATTGCGATTCCCcctcctctgcttttcttttaaaattgggaGTAGATTGGTGATACTCTGTTATCTGCTGTCTTGTTTTAGAATTTTGTATTTTCGGGGGCACCGCCAGAGCACTAGAAATACTCTGAGTTTGCTCCCATGTCTTTTCCATTAAGCCCCCAGGTGCTTAGTTCCTAGCATGTGGCTGAGCTCGCCTGGCCGGGATTCTGCGAGCGCTAGGGCGCTGTGGTGAGGGAGGACTTAGACTGCGCTTGTGTGTCTCACACCTGCTGTGTCTGTATGTCCACTGCATACACAGCACACAGATGTCTTGGGTGTCCTGAAGTCTTAGTTCGTTCTCTGTACCTGTTTGACAGTGTGCTGTTAGTAGTAGAATCCTGTGGACACTGGTGTGTTGCTAGCCTATTGTTTTGGCTAAGTCGTTGGTTGTGGTTGTGGttagttttcttttgaaatgttgTTTTGCTCCAGTCACTGTGTGTGCTGGCGGTGGCTTTGCCTCTCCGTTGCCTCGAAGGAACAGGTGGAGCAATGTCTCCCTCTGACAGACATTACTCCTGACGTGTGCTCCCGCAGACGCCTACACTGAGACTGTAATCTCCATAACTGCTTCATGTGCACCAAGCCCCCTTGTGGAATCCTGCTGAGAGTTTTTCTAGAAGCCTTCAGTGAAATCAAACTGTTCTGAATCATTTAGTCTACCTgactttcataaaataaaaagaaactaagagCATTTACTTTTCCCTCCCCTCTGGtgggccttaaaaaaaaaaaatctgtgtgtaTATCCCTGCTTAAAGGGGACCAAGTTGCCTTTAGttgaaacaggaaagaaaaaatggataaatcacAATCATAAAATACCAATTTAAGAAGGCTTCTCAACTCAGATAATGTAagctttttgattaaaaaaaaaaaaaagatatctcgTGGCTCATCTGGGTTTGGGTTCTGGTTTTGGCCAGGGCACAAGACTGAGCCTGTCTTCCTATCTGAAGTCTTTTCTAGAGGGATGTCACCACTATTCAGCTTTCCCTGGTGTGTCACAGAACATCCTGTGGTGTGTGTGCACTTGCTGGCGTAGCCCAGCCCGCTGACCCAGTATTAGGTTGAACTATCGTGGCTTCCTCTTCCTCAGTCTTCCCCTCCAGACTGAAGACTCTCCTAAAGACGACAAACAGCAGGAACAATCAGTGTCCTTTGGAGAAGTGAGGATGTGTGGCTAAATGTACAGAATATACACATCCAGCTACACTGCAGGATTGAGCCAAAACTGTGCATGCATTCACCACAGGAAAACAAACAGCAGGATTTTACAACTGAAATGTCGGTTTGTCTTCTCATCTATTTAAGAGTGAACCACTGGAACTTGGGGACAGGATGAGTATAATGATGTTGCAGCCTATCTGTCCGCTACAGTTGCAGTTTTTCATGACAAGCATTCAAAGTGTTAACTAAAACCATTGAAACAACATACCTGCCATTAAAAACTTGAATCTAGAAATAATAACTCCATGAGTGTTTTGCACCTCCAGATGGAATGGCCTTGAATAAATGCTATGAGTAGCCATGTTTGCCACTTGCCGTTTGCTGTTCTCTTAATCCTTACGCACAGTCTCacagttttctcctttcttctcctgtctCTCGATGGATTATTAAACTGAACACTGTGAAGACGATGAACCAGCTGGGCCAATGTAAGTACTTTACTGGATGCTGATTCAGTCCTTTCTGATTTGTTTTGTATTTGCAGTTTAATCAAATGGAGTAGCGAAGATTGTAGGGGAAGACAGTGAGCGGAAACGAATGTCGCAGCGTAGACTTCTTAGACTGACATGAAGCTGACTGATGGCCATTTGATTCCCAGGACAGGCTGTACAGTTTTGTTGTTAGTAgcaatataaaatggaatactgtgcAAAAAATTGCTATATAAAATTTTGCACATCTCATGCTTAAATTGATAATGTGGGGGAAATAAGCAGTACATCTGAGACTTCaggttttttaaagttaatttcaaGCTGGACCATAGCATGGATAAGCTGTCTGGCTCCATTAACAACTGCGTGTATCCAAGAGAGATGGAACTGCAAATCTGGAATCAGTCCAAGATTAGCAGAATCTTGGGGACTAAGGAGTGCGAGGCAGGCAGACAGTGCCCAGATTGGTTAAATGCCAGAGGGTACAGCACTGCCTGTATATataattgcatattttttctcatttgagaAGAGATAGTCATGTTCAGCAGAGGAAAAAACTCCTATTCTCGCCTTTATAGTAATTcgtttataatttataaatcaaagggaaatttacCTGTATATTGTCTGCCTTGGGAGTCAAAAGGATCTATTAATTGAAGGTATGTAGGCACTTTTCCACAAGGACTATTTTTATGCATTAACACCATGCAGTAAAACTTCTGCCTACACCAGGGATGGCAGTAAGTGAAAGAGTCCCTGTATTTCCATGCGTTAGACTTTCAACAGTTGCTGCTGACTTTAACTCTTGTAATGCAATTTTTCCTCCAAAGGAAAACCAACTCTACCAACAATCACAAAGATAAAAACTTGCgccagagaaacacaaattaagtACTGCTTACAATGTAAGTATGGCCTTCTTtactagttttaaaaattttattcaaatgaaTGTGCCTCTGTTGACCTTGTTACAAATTCTTCAGTAGTTGGTGTTATGTTGCAAGATCTCTTAGTTCATTTCAGAGCAGCTGATACTGATGGAAGCAGTTCTGTCCGTCCAGTGTAGCAGCTGGAAGGGAACATTTTTCAGCTGCTTTGTTTCACATATTTACATAAATGCCATTTCAGAATATGTAtgatgtttcaaaataaaaacttcctgCTGCTCTTTACTTATATCTTTAAAAGGAGGTAAAAATGAAATTCTCACCTTCTTAGGTGGATTATTCCCAGAGGCCAGTTAGTCCCACTTTGCTTCTGAGGGCAAGGCCAGAAGGGTGGCCAGACACAGGTGGGCCAGAGTGCCTTCCAGTTAGGCAGATGGAGATCAGAATTTCACACCACATCCCTGAGCGTGCTCTTAGAACCGAAGTTTTGTTTTATGTGGCACTTGGTGTAGTCTTAAGTGACAGTGCATATTgccttttaatttccaaatactcTCTCTTTACAGGTCTTTAGGTTCCTGAAACTGGTGGCAAGATGACCTGCTAAATCTTCTGCTTGGACCTCTTTGGTCCTCTCCCCTTTCAAGTGAGCACCACGCCACGAGGACTGTCTAACGCATGCCTTATTTAGCCTCTCCTGTAAGGGTGACCTGGCCAGGTACATTTTAAACAATGCTTCAGTGTAGAAGGTCTAAACTACTTTGGGCTTGATGTGCTGtgaatgttgcttttttttttcctttgttaaaatatttaaatagaagtGTAAAGGTCCTCTGAGGATCGGATCATGCATGCACCATTTTTTACTTAATGCAGCTGTTAAATTGGCAAAGCTCTAAAATGCACTGCTGCCATCTAGTGATACATTTTTGTAAAGTACAGCAAAACCTACagatatatacagtatataaatatatatatatttatatttttgggggtgggagaaatccaaaataaaataaatgcttgtttcaTTTCTAAGCTGCTGATAGTCATTCCTTATTGTATGttgtcagatgaggaaattgtgtGGTCTGGTACATAAAGATGAGTAATATAAACTGAAATCTATAATTTTAAGGGCTTAACCTATGACTTTGATAAGAAGCTGGAACAGTCCACTGAACGGATATAATGAATTGCAGTATATATGTATGATTGCTTTTTAAGTGATTCTTTTGTTAACTCATGTAAATTCTTAAATCCTTTTGCACTGATGTGTCGAACCTTATTGTACATTCAATTAAGGCAAACTTTTATAATTTACCTTTTGTTTTCAATGACCTTGAAATGTTATAGCATGGTATTCTATGCAACTAGTTAGACTTGGGGTTGACACTGTATTTTTTCACATTGATTTAATGGTTGAGTGTAAACTTTCTCACCCGGCAGGGTTCTCACGCAGTGCGTACCCATAGATGCATGTACTTGTGTTTTGTGTAATTGTTGAAGTGCAATGATGTATAAAAAAGTGGATtcacctgtttttaaaaataaaacattgataaaagGTGTTTGAAATAAGACTCTTTATTCTAGTATCTTTTCTAATCTTAGGAGGAAGCATTTTTTCAGTGCCTTCGCGTTCCTTAATTCTGTATGTACATAGAGTGTTAATTTCTCAACCCTGTCAGCTTCTTTAGCTCCTTTTCCACCTCTTCCACGAACGCTGGGAAGTTCTGATCCATGAGGCACAAGCGCAGAAAGGGGCCTAACTCTTCCGCACTCCACGCAGACTGTTCACAGACAAGGGGCAGTTCCTCCGACGCCAGGAGAGACTGGGGGGTTCCAGAAGAGCACTTTATTAGAGATTACAGGCAAAAGCAACAGCCTGAATAGTAACACAAGAAAACTTTGCCTTAAGGAAAGATGAGGGTAACACACCAAAAATTAGTGTTAATTAGCCTTACAGGGTTCCTTTACATGTTTCTAAATATACACAGGAAGTGAGATAAACTTGtattcttaagtatttgaagtaTTAATGAGATGATTTGCAAGTTAAGATCCTGCTTTAATGAAGAATACTATGCTGATAGCATTTTGTGGATCGATAAGAAACCTATCGATGGATCAACTGCACTAGCTTAGTTCATCTTTCCCACCTCATAGGTGGAGGAATGGGTGTGAGCAGTTTACCACGTGGAAACTGGGTTCCAAATGTAATAAAGAGAGGTCACAAGATGACCATTCAAAGGACACAGCTCACTGATGTCTTTTTCCCGTCCTGTCCATAAGGTTTGACAAATATAGAGAAgcatgtaaccatcaccacaatcaagacacgGAACATTTCCACCACCCCACAGAGAATTCCTCATGCTACCTAACCTTGTCGTCAGACCATTAACCCCTGATAACCACTGACCTGTTCTCCGTACTTTACAGTCTTGCCTTATGCAGAATGTCAGATAAATGAAGTCATATGGCGTTGAGCATCTTTGCACGTGCTTATTTGCCGTCTATATGTCTTTGGTAACTTGCAGTATTTTAAAACCACTTGAATAAGTTGTCAGTATTTAAATATTAGGAGAGTTGAAGTAAAAGTCTGTGCGTGGCAATTTGGAAGCTAGAGCAACACGGGATCCAAAGTCCCACGTAACACCAATGGGCACAGCTCTGCATGGCCCACCCACATTTGATTCTTTGATCCAGTCCTGTTTACTTCTCCCATTAATTCTGTTAGCTAGGTGCCTTTATACCCTTTCTATGGATGCCGTAGTTCAGTGCGTTTGTATACAATTGACATTTCTCTAGGAATCATCTCTAATAGAAATTTACTTTTCTAAATTCAAACCAGCTCTTCAGACTCTACCTAAAtgtagaaagaagaaagtgaaagtaACATGGAGCCCTGTTCTCCAGTGAGAGCCACTCTTAACATGTCAGTATATCTCCTTACAAACTTGTTTTGTGTGTTTGGATTTACTACAAAACTCAAATCATGCATGCTGCTTTGTagccttttaaaaacttaaagctACTacgaacatctttccatgtcactAGATGGGGGTAGACATCACTTTTATTGACTGCGTTTTATCCCATCTGTGGTTAGACCACACATTAACCACTCGCCATCCTATTAGTGAACGTTtttgttgtttccaattttgttaCCATAAACAACACTGTGAGCACATCCTTATGTTTGTGTAGGTGAAATGGAATTATAGGTAATAAGAGAACATTAAATTTGACCTATAATGCTGGATTGCTTTGCAAAACGTTTTACCAACTTACATTCCTAGAATGACTTGTCCAGAAGGTTAGAACAAACAAGTAACACATCTCAGCTCGCCGCCTGGTGCTTTGTCTCATTTGCCCAGGGTTCTTCGATGCTCTGGAAATAAGGTAGGCCAGGGTACCCCTTTTAGAGCAACTGCTATTTCCTGAATAGGGCCCTCCGTGCCTTGCTCCGTGTTTCttgtggctctgctctcctcAGCCACTCTGCTTCAGTTAACCTCTAGCCCCACTGCAGACACGGAGCTGCAAACTAGGCACCACGCAGTCTGCCCTGCTGCTGGCCAAAGAGCTTTCGAAGGTTTCTCTGTCGCGGTGGCTGAGTCATTAAaggcaacaggaattctcatctAGTGTTTCAAGTTTTGATTCTGTGATTGTCCGTTTATTTTAAGTTAATGGTAAGCCACATGGAGAAAAcacctagattttcttttttataccaCTGTTGGCACAGTTTACAAGAAAATTCATCCTTGAATATTGGTGAATTCCACAGAATTTTGTGGACAGCATGAGCTGTTGGCCTGAGAGCCTGCTGTCGTGTGTGTCAGGGAATGCAGCGAGTGGGACACCGTCCTCACGGGGCCCCCAGCAAGCAGCCATCAGGTGACCCTGAGTGGGAATGAATAGGTTTGGCGGGAGTCTGTTACGAGCAAACCTCGAGGGGCAGGGTGTCTGAGCGCAGCCTGTGGTAGCAGCCGACCCTCCCGCGTCTCTGTGGAGCCTTGGCTGAGATTTCAGCGCTGAGAACTTGCCTCGACAGAAACGTCAtggatctgactccaaattcATACTGGTATTTGTCTTAGGATAGTTCCCAAATTTCACTTccaaaattaaattgaaattccctttattcctctttttgggAAAGTGATGATTAAATTCTTTATCTCACACATTTAAAGACTAACACCACAGACCactcttcttttatttccttaggaGAACAGTTCTTAAGTAGGTGCCTTTGTGTCTAATCTCTCAACAGGAGGAGATGAACTTGGTCTCGCTCTGTCTTTACCGTCTTCTTCAGTGACACTGTAGGTTATTATTCTAGAGTAAGGGAGTGGACAGAGGGATACAGAGTCTTCAGGAACACTTTTTCGTGACAAGAAAACTGAATACAGAACTAGGCTCTACCTGAGCTAAGCAGGCCACTGAGGTCCTTCCTCCTGGCACGCTTGTGCCGCCTGGTCCACACTGCTGCTGCTCCGAGATCGGGTGTGACTGCAAAGAAACCACTTGTAGTTAGGAGACGGGCTGAACATAATCAGAAACACTGCAGACCGTTACAGAGTGGAAACATGCATTCCTgtccaaagaaagagaagagcgtCAGTAAAGGTGAAGTCGGCGTCAGTAAAGGTTGAAGTACATGAAGAAAATCTGGCTTCACAGAGATATGTAGATGGAAAAGGCAGGAGTATTTTAAAATAGCCTTAGATATTCTTCGATATGACACCAAAACTCAAGTGATCGTTTCATAAAGATTAGTTGCAACAGAATCTGAAGTCATAGCAGTGAACTTGTTATACTCTGTTATATGaaaatccattggtctattttgtactttgaatggatctttcaTCCACGCGTGATTTTGTAGCATCACGTggtggtcatttggaaaatactggttcaCTGGACTatacagatcttccaaatgttgaagcttttttttggtgaggaagattggccctgagctaacatctgtgccagttttcctctactttatgtggcacaccaccacagcgtggcctgatgagcggtgctgggtctgcacccaggatctgaacctgcaaacctcaggctgccaaagtggagtgtgccaacttaaccactgtgccgccatGCCAGGCCCCAAATGTTGAAACATTCTGTCgtgtaattataaaaaaaaaatcatgttcatTAATAGTGCCATCAGAAAAGTCTTCTGGGTTAGGAAGCTGTGAAGCTCAAGTGACAGGTGCAAGTTTTCCAAGATTCTAGTTTTTACCCTAAAAGCTTATTTCATCATTGTTGACAGATACTATCCGTTGTTTTCCTGAAATGACAGGCTCACTTCATCTGAGAAAATGTCCCCCAGATGCCCGAATCAGAATAACCATAGTTAGTctgtcattctttcaagtaacaACAGTGTTCCGTGAAGACGGCAGCACGCTCAGCTCCGCGTGCAGTCCCGGGGCTCTCCCTTGAGACAGTCATCATGCTtcagagggcagggctgtggtGTTCTTACTGCGAGTGACTGGGGAAGAATGTGATGACTACTGGTATGGCTTGATGCCAAGGCCTTGATTCGTGCTAAAGTGACAGAAGCTTTGCTCATGATACTTTTGTCCCATTAACACAAGTATCCACCCAGTGCAAGGGGCAAGTAACGCCTTAAtactatttcaaaaataatgttgACTTTGTAGACCCCTGGAAAGGTAGGTCTCAAGGAagggtccagggaccacacttggagaaccactgtTCGATAGTGACATGCAGAATACAGCCGGGACTCCTGGCTAAGCTGACTTCTGGGATTATAGACAGCTACAGTGAGGATCAACCTTCAACTTAGATAAGACGTTCAACATCAGATATCTATTAACCTACAAACCTGACAGGCTCAACAAATTCCACTGTGATTTTGGCCCCGACAGAGCACAGAACTGTCAGGTTTCTGGTACCACCAACACCCTCGCCTACTTACTCCATGAGGCAGTGGGACGCTCTGTGCACAGCCCACCCTTTGGCTTTCACCTGGCCTCAGTGGGGCAGGACTCAGCCGGAGGTCCTGGCGGATTCCGTCGGGCACCTGGACAGTGAGGTACTGGGCCAGGGTCTGCACACAGCTGCAACAGTGTTCCAGCGCCTGCTCCTTTGACCCTCCGCTAAACTGTACCCGGAACATGCGACTCTTGTTCTGTTTGACAAATCAAAAGTTACCCTCAGTGACCCTTGCCATCACTTCATATTTCTTTACTGTGGGGTCTTCTAGCGAGTGCTTCCCTTTGCTTGGAGAGGAAGGGGTGTGGGTGCGGGAGCAGTTACCCTAGATGGTTGATGTCGGTATAAAAAAGCCAATAGCGTTCTTCCCCGTTTTGGGAGCTGTTCCTCATACTAAACTTAGCTCCTTCAGAGAACTGACCTCACCAAAAATGGAAAAGCCCATATCATAAAGGCCAGGAAGGTCACTTTACTGACCACAGTAAAAGATCAATGATTGTCTTACTTTGGAATAAAGATTTCACAGCTCCTAATTCCttaggtggaaaatcagtgaagaTGATACAGCACAGTCCTGGCTCAACAAAATTTTTCTAAACCTAAGTATATAAAAGAGCAAACCAGGTACATGCCACATTAAACAAGCCAGTGAATTTGAAAAACAGGACTGGGAACAGGGCACAGGCCAATGCTAGGAGCTAATGTGTCTCACATTAATAATCGGTAAAGCCCTTTATCCTTGGAGAGGCCAGATTACCATACAAATGACCCACACAAACCACATGTTGCCTCTAGTTTGCTGTACAAGTTACATCCCTTTGCAAATCAGCAAATGTGGGAGAgagacaattaaaattttaacaatttggCCACCACATCAAAATTACTTGATTGTaagtttaaaaatagagctaaattataataaacaataaaGCAGAAGTAGTTTCCTCTTTTCCTAGTCTAATATTCTGCCTAGTTTAGAGGAGTCGGCTTACACAAAAGCTGCCCCAAACAGGTGGTATGTATTGTGTACCTTTGTTCAATTTCTTCTGTACAGAAATTCAGATTCTAACTTAACACAGTGACAGTACTTTTCACTCAGTAAATACATAAATCACACTAACTGGAAAACGTTT from Equus asinus isolate D_3611 breed Donkey chromosome 2, EquAss-T2T_v2, whole genome shotgun sequence includes these protein-coding regions:
- the REC114 gene encoding meiotic recombination protein REC114 translates to MAEAGKEQAGLGLPGGGAAQWPLQRYGRFIPSGAGESPGPGLEPGTASSLTWKVFESNEESGYLVLTVVISGHFFISQGQTLLEGFSLIGSKNWLKIVRRMDCLLFGTTIKNKSRMFRVQFSGGSKEQALEHCCSCVQTLAQYLTVQVPDGIRQDLRLSPAPLRPGESQRVGCAQSVPLPHGSHPISEQQQCGPGGTSVPGGRTSVACLAQSLLASEELPLVCEQSAWSAEELGPFLRLCLMDQNFPAFVEEVEKELKKLTGLRN